The Castanea sativa cultivar Marrone di Chiusa Pesio chromosome 4, ASM4071231v1 sequence TactgttccttttttttttgtcggtGCCGTTTCGAGTCTACGGCTATGGGGTGAGTGGTTTGGCTTTCAAATTCGGCTACGCCTAGTGGGTCCCAACAACTCCCTCCATCGatttttcaaagttttgtttgactaattttttaaaactcttattttatttagttgtttatatacaaacttttgaaagtttttttttttaaaaggtaaatgaaaataaaatgtacCTCCTTtctttgaggaaaaaaatatatataatctatacCAAATCAACACAAATTGTGAAATTTCGTGTCCCAAAGAAGGAAATTTTTAGTCAGGGCTGGTTCAATTGGTTTGAAGGAGAATTTTTGTCCCAAATCAAGACTCTTAAACAATACagcacatattttcacaatattttttaatttatgcgTATTTTTATAAgacttaaacaacattactagaatAACATTACTAAACGagctcttaattttttttttttaaacctataCCAATTAATATACCCTCAAACAAAATTAATCGGAATAGTCAATTCTAGTTGATCAGTTTGGTCTATGGGTTTTTTTACTCAGCTCTAGTCACAtacatattttttctaatattatatgtgatgaaattttataaattattgtacCATTAATGACTTATTGTGACGATTGTAAATAtcttttttatggaaaatttaAAGCTTTGagtattcatatatattttttaagaatttggaaATTTTCTTAAACCCTACTTACCAATAGACAAGTAATACTTGCAAGATCGAATGAttgaagacaaaaaataaaaaattgtatcttCATTCATCCAACAAAGTATGGGACTATGCagattttcttttataagtaCTTTTTTAATAGAAACTAGTCGCTAACTTGTGCGATGCACGGAAAAACTagttactctaaaaaaaaatccaacaatgagtaaataaacattctaaacaaaattaattgaaattaatccaaacaaataattaatcagccaaaaatatagtttttaataaaaaaacaaaaaatcacatgaatataaataaaatgcacttaaggtgaaaaattaaaatcaacttACTGAGACGCAAATATCAAAAACCCCAAGacttaaaactttaaaatttatagaatcctcAAATTCTACCTtagaaccaaaccaaattcaacaaatttatatataacataccaaataaaatgTATCGTTCCCTAGGCTAAAAGACATAAGTtgcatctttgatttttctccttaaaaatagagatgttttatttgccatgtacaataaaaaagaataattagtagaaatttcaacccaaaaaccaaactcACGATTATCAacataagtctttttttttttttttcaacatttgtctttttttttagtcctatcataatttttgtttttatatagattatcaacgtttgactttgaatttaagttggacttgttagaaagaaagagtttcactccttgttaagttttaattaaacaaaaataattttattttataaaaaatgataataatgagtttaagtttaaattggacttattagagagatagactTTCACTCCTAGTtaagtttgaattttaaaaaaaaattatttaaatattatgctgacgtgaaaaaattataagagtttcagaggttttgattatatatatatagataagcattttttaatattataagtAATTACTTagattttacaaaaattaaaaatacaacaAATGAGATTTCCCATTTTAACTTTAAGGTATCATAGACGTGCCTTAGTAGGTGTCTTGTAGCCCACGGCTCTATAGTTTTTTGCACTAAACTGTATCTCAAtaatcaagtttcaaatttcactcgattcttaaataaaaaaaaaagattcaagcTTCAACTCCTTTGTATTTCtttctatctattttttttttatttaaattatatactaGAGAAAGAAGGTAAGTTTCAAATTACAAGCATAGGTCACCACAAAGGATGTTATTGGTCCCACCCTTGGCGTGATGAtcattctacaagtataagtgtttgtgtgGTGTGAGAGATAAGAGTTGAGGTTCAAGTGTTCAATAAAATGatgttattagttattattattgaacTATCACTTAAACCCCCGAAATAATGGGTTTCTATTAGCTTAATAGGCAAAGTCTTTTGTTGTCAACCAAAAGATTTGGTATTTGAATTTCATCTACaccaaaaaatcaattagtgcCTTAGACTAgtaataaagagttatcatcatgGAGCAAGTAATGGTTGCATATAGAAGCCATAAGAACACGTTGACttgccaaatatatatatatatatatatatatatatatatatatatatatatatatatttgcaaattttttctATACATAATTATCATGGAGCAAGTAATGGTTGCATATAGAAGCCATAAGAACACGTTgacttgccaaaaaaaaaaaaactatacttgcaaattttttctatacataattatattttaattaacatGTTTTGTccaccctaaaaaaattattgaacacTTTGATCGAGAATCTCCCAAATTTGGATTCAaccaaaataaaagtaatactagggataataaaatttcactacaatttcacaacatttctAGTTTAAACTCACACATGAGTCAACCACAATCTatacataattatattttaattaacatGTTTTGTccaccctaaaaaaattattgaacacTTTAATCGAGAATCTCCCAAATTTGGATTCAACCAAAATAAGTGTAATACTAGGGATAACAAAATTTCActacaatttcacaacatttctAGTTTAAACTCACACATAAGTCAACCACAAcctataatttaaatatattgatGCTAATGTAGGAAAGTTGTGCCCCTAGCATTactcacaaaaataatcttgaCCTCCCAAATACAATAattagagtaatgctacatacacaatattttcaccaCAAATCTTAAGTAGAAGACTATTATTAGTTCTAAACTAGACGTAGCATTACTCCTATCcttaaatccttaaaaaaaaatcatatgacaCCAATAAAGATTAGCCTATATAACAGCAAAAATAGCCCAAGCAAGAACAAGATTTggcaaaaaaacaataaattttacaaaatattcattaaaaaatcaattcaaaaacaaaaaataaaaatctctaaTCATTTAGATTCATAACTTGTTCAATCCATTTCGTAAAATTATTCgataatttcttcttcttttttttttaaatggatacGAAGAGAGATGTTGTGGTCATTAGTTCTCCTCGGTGGCTTGGTTCACAATCGCAATATGTATCATgcattactctctctctttctctcatttgaAAGACCCTCACTTTATGACTGTCATCTTAGCATTCTCAATTCTCACTTTATCACTCATTAGtctctttttgctttttaaattttgttagttGAAGGAAATTggtaaactttatgtatttttgtattttttttggtgatgtTGATATATTGAAGTTctctttctatttcattttgtataatttaagtatTCTAATAACTAccttagaaaaaatttatagaatcacCACTATATCTACAAGTAGCGAACGTTATAAAttgaaatcttaaaaaaaaaaaaacaaaaccccaaTACAATGTAACTTATTGGAATGGAAAAAGCACCCTCCCTAAAAAATATTTGCTTATAGTTTGGACAAACTTTTTTATTGActtattttgcttttaaaaaaaaaaagataaaaataaattatacctATACCTAAaaattggttttaaaatattatgcATAAACAAGTAAGCTAAATAAATTgaggagaaaaaacaaaaacaaaaacaaatccgTATGGACACTAAAAGTTTACTTACAACAATTTGAAATTAGGCAAACTTATTCTCCTTTGAAATTTCATGAAAGGACGCTCTTTCTCCCCTTAAGGCCCTAACATTCTAAGAAATAGAAATGACACTAATTGAGGTTTGTATTAATGaaactaatatttttatgttttcttataTATACTATCACTTTACTAATTAGAATATtctattttaacaaatatttcTACCAAATTTATGGTGGAAATGACACTCCCCCATTTGAACTTTGTATGAATGAGTATGAATCTTTTATAAAAGTAGAATATTTTGTTAGGGAAGTCACAAAATGAGAATGAACTTATCTATTGCATTTTTGAAATCTTAAGTAGAGGATGATTGAGGTGTGTCATATCTTGAAATGTTCTATGAGAGGAGTACATGATTTCataaaatcttaagagaaaatAGTGTAATTTACCacaaaaaatagaaggaaaatttGTTCTAATCCCCTGCATTGCtaggaagaaaataaaagaaaaagaaaaacttatatTTCCACTTTTACCCTCACTTTCCAAGTGAAACTCTCATTTTACCCCTAGAATTAAATCTAAACCAACAAAATTTccttaaattcataatatttaaaacaaaCTAATAACCTTACACATGGCTTGTCAATTTTGAAACCTATGACCCTAGCGAAAGAGTAGGAAGGCTTTAGCTGAGAAGAATGCAAGAATAAAACAGAGCTATGTGATCTCATAACTGGGCTAGACTCTAGAGTTTGGTGAAAAATGAAGACATTTGGGAGAAGTTTTACATGTTACAGATGCATGTTACCTCTCCCTTACAAGGAAGTGGATCCCACACTTTAAAACATAGTGAAATTTTTCGACATTTGGGCATGCAGAAGTCTATCCTAGGCAGAAAAATGTGTTGAAGAAAGGAATGTGCTAAAAAGTAGGAGATGCAGTGTCTTTTCTCTCGTGGgctctattaattaaatttataaagtgAGTTATCTTGAAATGTGAAAGTGAGAACGTTATATCGCCTCGAAAGTGTCTaactattttttatgattttatgtATGAAATGCACGATAAATTCCTTATAACCTAGGCTTTACGAACAAAGCAAccagaataataataataataacatttttacaacagtTAATTTGACAGGTTGAATTGATTTCATTATTGACaacatttttttactaattattaACAATTTGCCAGGTCAgccattgtaaaaaaaaaaatggttaaattaTTTGGGTCTATaaactttcttttgttttatatacCGACACAATCTCGTCAGACAAGACAAGAAGTAAATTTGGTTTAAATCCTCATAATGAATAATCCAAGAAGGCGCGAGAAACATAAATTTCCCAGCTTTTAAACACTGTGAGAGACAACATGATGCATATCCAACTCTGACAAACCAACCATCCCAATAGGCAATAGATTAATCTGGACTCCAAATAAAGTGGTGATTCCTCAGTTAGTCTTCATACATGATTGACAAGACGCAAAGAACAAAAGGTGTAGTGAAAGCAACGACTCCAGTAGTGTAGTACAGAATGCATGGAAGAAGTTAATGAGGACTAAAAATCAAATACATGTGGATTGAAAAACCTTCTCTAAAAGTTAAAGCGTGGAAAATTTTTCCAACCAGTGAGTCTTACTCAATCAGAGGTTCCCAAATTGAGGattgaaatttcatattttgtgtAATGGTTGCCCATGGAGCACTTAGTGACATACACAACATGGTTAATGTTCCCTACCTAGGCCATTTGGACTCGAAGAGCTTGAGATCACATCGTTAGAAGAAAAGTAACGCTCTcgacacaaattattttacattattGTTATAAATTGTTGGGGGTggctttaacattttttaaataattattgacAAGCataaatgtgatgttagtggtTAACTCATATTAAAATTAGTAAGAATTTGTCACATctgtaatttgtaaaaatattataaaataatttatatatgtagCATTAatcttgaaaaaataaatttgaacgATAATCAATCCTAGCCGAATCCTTTTGGGTCTCTTATGAGAGAACAAGGAATTTTGCAATCAATTGTGATATAATTTGGATGAAAAGGAATGCAAAGACTAGGGAGACATGTACAATTAATTCTATCCAAGTGGCCCAACAAATGATCAAaacaacaaatgaacaaaaacaatatattGTAACCACCTACAAtcatggggaaaaaaattaaggcaaagataattatcttttatacctcaaaatgattatttaagTTGCAATTGAGGTTctaatgattgaataagagatttgaagttcaatatccgtctacaccaaaaactgattggcaTTTTGGTTATCATCATAAACGGACACCacaggttaaaactctctagaaaaaaaaagttgcaattAAGGCTCattgtaattatttataaaCCTGAATTCATTTAGTGAACACTCAATGTGGGACTCAACACACACCCGCATAACACACACTCaaataatcaaatcaaataaatctGCACAATTTGAGGTATCATATTTTAACTAAGGATGATGCTATTAATGTGATAAAGTGAATGCAAAACTTTATTTGTAAACCTCACTAGTGTATTGTATTCATTGTAGTAGGCATTAGATCTGTTTTGAGTACATGTGAGTGTTAGCAGGCACTTCATGTCTTTAGGCATTGTATTCCTTTAGCTCATTTGTTTTCTAGTTGGGCTTTGTTTTGTAATTGTGAAGGAACATTAACATATCTGAAATCTCAAGTAAAAATGCTCCCTGAAGGATTGGAAGATGCCAAGATGGGGACTAGATCCCAAACTTCTTTTGTGTATTAATATAGTATGGTAGTTAGCCCAAAAAAGAGGGtttaattaaaatgatttttaatttttagaatttaatcTGAACTACCAAAccatttatttagtttttaatatttttgaactTCAAGGtccaaaattaatgaaattataagATTTGTCCAAACTTCTAGAGTTCTATTTCTATCTCATAATTTGAGAGTAATAACGGGTCAAAATATTTGAATTCCATATATTCctgttaaaaatattaaaaaatgtcaattaatTATGCTACAAAACTCTTAGTCCCATGAGTTGATTTTTTCTACTTTAAAATACTTAAATGGCGATATTACTTGAGGGGCACGAGGCTTAGGGCACGTGACACTAGTTAGAAATTTTAACTAATATACGAATGTTAAAcctaaatttaaaatgaatggATAAAATTTTACGAAGTTTAACGTTGGATTTAACCTCAATGTTCTACCGGATTCCAGCagaaaacaaaaagtcaaaaacagtaattttctttttctttgacaaGAAGGAAACAAAAGCAGTATTGATTCGAATTCCGTTGGATcaataatagtaattaattattatatcaaTGAAAAAATAGCAATGCGTAAGTACtaattaagaatttgttaaGCTCCAAAAAAGGTAGTTTGAGCAAATGAGAAGTCCGCAGAGATTATAACGTAAAAAGTGTTTACTATAATAAGGCTAATGTAAAAATCAATGTGCCCAAAAACACATGAAACCCCAAAATTGCACagcaaagcaaagaaaaaacagaCCTTAAGACCGCTTCACCAGTGACCACACTGAGGCTACACCGCAAAAGTGTTAGGAAATCttaaaaaggaagagagaaaaaaaaaacccaaaccagtAAAACCATATCCACATGATAATATTGGGAAAACTAAAAAGTCGGGGGAATCCAAATTCAATCAAATATAGTTAAAAATTGacagagccaaaaaaaaaaaaaaaccaaacccccCCACTACCCCACAGaataatagagaagaaaaagttTACGTGGCggaatttgttttcttattatgCCCTTACTTTTTCCGCTTAACACGCGCCTGTCACACCTCttaaattattcttaaaaaaaaaaaaaaacaggaaaaCCAAATCCTATTTCTCTTTTCcaactactatatatacccactTGCcatttctctttccctctcacCCAAACATCTCGCATcgtatctctttctctctttctaaggaaaacaaagaaaaaaggggaaTTCCTATTCCAAGATTCCAACCCATTACTATTTGTCTCTTGCTCTCCTTGCTTATATTTCCCACCATTTAAGAATTCTGAATTCCCATCTTTAACCAAACACCCTTACtcatttctcatattttttttaaaaagaaaaccccCCTCTCTTTCAAAAGGAGGAAAAATCTTTTCCTCTAGCTAggaattggattttatatttCTGAAACTGAGGAACgcttcttttatttgtttaattggCATACAATGGAAAACAAAAGGAAGCGGGACGAGAATGATTCGGATTTGAACTCGCCCGAGCCAAAACTTACTCGTATTGACTCGGATAACTCGGCCGAGTCGACTCTTCGTAACTCGGAAAACTCGGATTTGAACTCGCCCGAAACACACCTTTCCGAGGAAGACCTACTCAACATATTAGACGACTCGGACATAGTCACTGACCGTGACCCGGCGATTCAAGGCCTCGACTCAGTGATCAAAAGCTTCGAGGAAGAAATACTGGTTCAAGCTCCAGCGCAGGCCGCGGCGCCGGCGGTGTTTATCGACCAAGCGTCAGACTCCGGCGAGTCCCAGCCGGAGCTCGGTTACCTTCTCGAAGCTTCCGACGACGAACTCGGCCTCCCTCCGACGACCTCCTCCGGCGAGGAAGCGAAAATCGAAGCCGTGGATTTCGAGGCGAGCTCAGCCGATCCAGAAGCCGTTGGATTGGATGGGATCTTGTTAGGGTTCGAGAACGAGATTCCGAGTTACGACTCGTTCGAGTTTGGAATCGGTGTTGACTCGGAGAGTAATTTGAACGATAATAATAGCGAGTTCGTGGCATTAGGAGGTTTGTTTGATTATTCGGATCAGAGCTATGACCCGGCTGGTGATTCGGAGTTGCTGTGGCGACCCGAATCGCTGCCCGCTTTGTAATATATACTCACAGACACGGTAGATTTGTTGTTGAAAAGGatagtttgtaaattttcaaaaggaagtaaaatgaaaaatggaAATATGCATATCTGAAATTTGAAACcgtcttttgttttgttctaaGATTCTAGCCGTTGACacccatttttttatttctaattttattcaattttagtgaatttttcaaaaactttgtatgaaaaatattttttgaaattaaaagtaGCTTAGCAATAAGCTACAATGACGATATGACGTCAATaccaataatttattattggaACAATAATCATGAACATgtcaaaaacctaaaaatatgtagtttttaacctaccatttttttaaatttgaaaaataaagacCTTTACTTATTTTAGTGgtcgaaaaaaaaaacaaaaaaaaaacccagtaaATAGAATTGATGTTTAGAATaccatatttttcataatacgTTAATCgtaaaattgttattttgatGTTCTCATATTTACATTAATGAAATTACCCACAACATGTTATATAACAAGTCATATTTATCATTGTGgatttctttttaagtttttgtcaTTGaacttgttataaaataaatttaaaaaaaaggtttgaattTGACAAAATGGAGAATAATTTAggttcaaattattttatgcaataatattattattttacatttgaatTTAAACATCTTAATTATTTCTTATCTCCATTCTTAATAAGACTGtttttataatcattttataaaatgGAGTACTTTATTTTATGGTACTTAAAAATTGATGATATGATTAATGATAAATCGTAATTTACATAGTCGACTTTTGAGGAATGAGAAAGATAGTCATATTATGTGACATTAGTGCGGTGTCAGTTTCAAAATCTTTGATGCTTAAGATagtctttttataaaataaataataaaaaattctctttttaGTGTAAGGAATTGTACCTCATTCTAATAAAGAAAGTAAGAATTTATAGGCTGGATAATCTCTTTCTTGGTGAagaaacaatgaaatttatagccTTGGTGATTGACACATATTGTTCCTTAACTGTAAACATTGTCCTAGTTGAGGCTCAAATGGAGATGCTACCATCCTGGACGAGATTGGAAAAATTACTTAGCTCATGGGCAAGAATCTTACCTTCTAGTTATTGTCCCCCATGAATGTAGAATGGGTcccaaattttttctttttttggacaTAGTTGGACATCATTTTTGTGTTCTGAATTAGGAGATTATTCATGCAAGGTAACTTGGTAAGCCTTGTCCACACCAAATCTTTTTTGTGGACAATGCGATTAGACAACCTCTTACCCGCATGTGTAAAagctttttaaatttatatattaaaaaaaaaaaaaggtgaagatgacattattctttttttttttttgttgataaacgAAGATGACATTATTCTTAGTACTAAGACTAAAGATGAGACTCATTGGACAACTGAATGCAAGCAGACTGTAAAATAATTGTTATCTTTTAAACGAATCTCTTAGTGGACAAATGGTAAAAAACGAATCTCTTAGTTCATGTTAGTGTAGtaagataaagaaaaatggcacatacacaacatttttataacaaatgtTAAATAACAGATtgtagacaaaaaaataatttcagttatGAATTTAAATTGGAACTAATGACAAATTACCATTTTAgatttattgttaaaatattgtaaatgtaaCACTTCTCCATGATTTaagtataaacaaaaaaaaatttgcagatTTGGGATCAATATGTgattctctttattttctttgatatagTAAGGAAATTTTTACAGGAATGACATAATCAACCCTAAAATGAAGGGGGGTTAGAAAATTCTAAGCTACCCTAAATTCAAACGTGTTGATTAGAACAATGACGAGGAAAGTTGGTGCCTTAAGAGGGGGACTAGAAAATTCTAGGCTCCCCTGAATTCAAacatgttctttttctttttttgggttgttgatGATGTTGTGGATAAAATCAATTCAAACATTTTTATTAGAGGAATAACAAGCCGAGTTGGTGCCCTTCCTGTCTTTGACTGGATTACATTCCTTACTGAGCCACAAACTTCGGAAACGTACTAACCTCCCTATAGcagtttccttcttctttgggaaaggtttaaagaaagaaactccAAGAATGCAAACAATGTGTCAGCAAATTTGAATTACAGGTGCTCACATTTATAGCTTATTAAAGATGGTTTACCTAAACCATTGAAAAAGATTGTGTTGCTACACCCGTAAGCACCTACGATTTAGCATCTTGTCAAAAGAGGGaaagttttggattttgatgGAAGGTTAGAAATACATAATGGAACTTGTCAATTTGGGGCAAAGATTTAGATTGGATAAACATAAGAACGTTTTGATGAAAGGTTAGAAATACAATGGAATTATTTTTCTTCGTAGGcaaatctttaaaaaaga is a genomic window containing:
- the LOC142631820 gene encoding uncharacterized protein LOC142631820, which gives rise to MENKRKRDENDSDLNSPEPKLTRIDSDNSAESTLRNSENSDLNSPETHLSEEDLLNILDDSDIVTDRDPAIQGLDSVIKSFEEEILVQAPAQAAAPAVFIDQASDSGESQPELGYLLEASDDELGLPPTTSSGEEAKIEAVDFEASSADPEAVGLDGILLGFENEIPSYDSFEFGIGVDSESNLNDNNSEFVALGGLFDYSDQSYDPAGDSELLWRPESLPAL